Genomic DNA from Telopea speciosissima isolate NSW1024214 ecotype Mountain lineage chromosome 2, Tspe_v1, whole genome shotgun sequence:
GAGTGTTGCATTTAAATCCTCTTAATTGTATTTTTGAGATAACTAAATAACTTCTTGAACACCTCTATACCTATTCAATTCTGGCAAATATCATGAATATAGTGGGTACTTTTTCTTGCTGAATCAGTCACTTaggaaaattttggttttggtcGATAATTGCCTGAAAATCTTGATCTGTGTCAAATTCTATTTGACTTTTTTATATCATATGTTTTAGTAATGACATTAAATGATTCCCCCATTAGTTGGAAACTAATACCTGATGCaagtaagaaggaaaaaatatttaaacattGATGTGTTCTTCATAATTCTTTTTATAcctttttttaatcattatgaAGGAGGAGATAAGAAAGAAGTGGTGTTTGTGTTTGAACTAATTAAATTTGAAGGCCATGCATCAACTCTTTTAATGACTTTGGTACTAGATTGTTTCATTAAGAAGACCAAATTCTTGGTAAGACAATAATTGCTTTGTCTTTCTGTCAAATTATTATTTATCTATGATGGCCAAAGGTGTTTGGTGAATAACATGCATTATCTAACATACTCCATATTTTATAAATTGTGAATCTAAATTTTGTGGTCTCTTTTGAAAGGCAACTGACTATGCTTTTGAATGGGACCAAATTAGTTAAAACAGATAATTTTTGACCTACCTAATATAGCTCCGAAAAGGATTGACAGAAATAATTCAATTTCTGAAATGTTATGCTTCCAAGTTCCAAAACTTaagccaatggccagaaatgaTGAATGAAGCATTGTGGGTTGCTCCCTGATAGATCTCAAATCAGTTCAATCATGATCCTTCTTGTTGGTTCGATTTTCAATTGTAGAAGCTTACTGCTGCTTTCAGCTCATAGATCTGGCCAAATATGAAACATATGTGAACCATCTCCAATCTCTCTTCTTGGAACTCAAACAGCACCACTAAGCCTTGCCGATTTGATACTTTCAGCCCTACATCACAGAAACTATATTATTTCTTTGCAAAATGTTTGTACTATGAAGCATTCTGTTGTAAGATAAAATGCATAATGTTCAGTACGTTGTAAAAAATCTTGGATTATTTGAGATATACGTAACCCAGTCTtcagattttctttttatttatttaattttttgtgaaCTTCTGGATTCATTCATTGTACCGGCAACTTCTTAATACCTTTACTGATGTGTCTTGCTATGTGAAATAAGAAGCTATGTTTCACATCAAAGCAGTTGGATGAGTATAGTCTTGGTTTTGCCACTAATATCCATAGTTAATTAGATGTTGCTACCTGTTTTGTCTATATATTTATGTCCTTATGACCTAATGTGCTTATAGTATGCTTAGTTATTTGATTTCTACCCTGTTATGCAGGTGGAAGGGATCCAGGTTCATGCAAATGAAGGTGGAGTAACACAAACACGTGGTGGTGTTTATTGGTTGATTTTGCCAGCCGGATGTAATATAATtctaccctttttcttttcttttttaaagttttcatAGACATTGGCTTCTCTTCGTTTATCTGATTTCTGGTTTGCTGCACTGCTATCTGCAAATCCATTGTGGGGTTCATATTATTGGGCTTTTAAAGTTGATATCTTGGCAATTACCTTAGTTGTTTTATGATCTATAGTATTCTTTTCTGGATGCAGATCTTGGTTCGTCATTTTGGGGAATGGTTTTTATACTGGCTTCTACAAATCTTCTAACTGCAAGAATTGCTGCTGGATGTTTTGGTGTTGCTTTGCTCATTGTACTCTTTGTTGCTAAAAATGTGAGTTGGTTTTGTTTGTATAAATGGCAAATGATCTGCTAAATTCAATCTATGATATACAAATGCAAGTTGACTTAAGTGATTTATCATAGCACTTCTCTATTATGAATACTTTTTATGCTAtacttcttttcattttctgaaCATCCTTTCTATGTTGGCTTGATTATACTCCCTCTGTGGATCAAACAGTGGACACTTCGAGGGCTCTGCATTGGTAACTTCTTTCTGGATCTTGATTGTTCTGCTTTATTCATTGGATGCTAATTTAGGTGTTCAAATTGTAATATATAACATTCTATTATTCAGGATTCATCATTTTCCTTGGCATAATTTGGGTTTTGCAAGAAACAACAAAGATCCGTATTCTGCGGTACATCATTCTGTTCATTGGTATATAGTTGTCTGTTTAGATCTCTCCCTTTCTTCATGGAGCAAACCTTGGAACTCTTTGTTTCCCTCAATCTGGAAGAAAATAAATTGCTTTTATTGGTTTGGCTAACTGCAGGCGTAATGAACAGCTTGTTTTCAGTTTATGGTATGGTCTTCAACTTGGATTACTTTCAGTGATTCTGTTTTAaagtgttttggaaatgaactgTTTTGTCAGAATGCAGTGTACTGATATGTTACACATTTATAATACAGATATATATGATGATCTTATATCTCGAAGAGTTCATACTAGTGATGCTGAAAAGTTTGCAGAACTTTGTCCTTGCCCCTGTAATGGTGTAGCATGGGGAGTCATTTGGTAAGCATTTACTAAAAAGGGCGTGAGTATGGGCATTGGTTGTTTTATGCTGCTTCATCTCCTAATTATATAttccttttctattcttttcttttttgcaaAACCTGTAACTAATGGTATCTTTCTAGTTAGTAAATTCCATTTTCTATGGATGATACACATGATATATTTTGGAGAatatttactttatttatttttctaatttgcTATATTGCATACCTGAACCGTATCTTTTCTGTATTTTGTTGCACTAATCCACATTATTCTGTATCTGTCCATATTTTCATTGTTTTGGGATGTATGAATACTATACTATGCTCAAATATGCATTGTCCTTCCCATCCTCAGATTTACTAACCAAGGGCACATTGTTCACAGGGGGTTAATATCATTTATGTTTCTCTGTGGAGCCATGTATCTTGGACTCGTCATCATGTCTTGAGGTAGCACCTGTTTCCACGATGAGTTATAGGTCAATTTTTTAATTCATGGGCTCTCCATGTTGACTTGTGGACCATTAGAGTCATAGGCATTTGATCTGAAGTGTAGATCTACATACGTTTCTGATCCATGTTGCTTTCTTCTTGGTTTAGGTTCAAGAATTGTGGTTCAAATGATGCATGTCACCAGATATTATTTCATCTTGGATAGATTGGAACTATAAGGACAGTACTTGTGGCCAGCACCATATAGCAGGATAAAGTTTGGTTGATCAAGATTATTCTTCCCAAGTACCTGATTATTATTTTTCCTGATTTGAGTTCACATATTCCCAATTTCACATTTTTTATCTGTGAATTCATCTAGCAGTGAATTTATAACAAATTCTTTCTTAACCCGTTGTAACATTGGGCTCCATCTTTGTTACTTAGCATGGAGAGATTTAATCGCAAACAAGTTTTATTCAGTCCAATTGAGTTTGCAAAGTAAATGGGATGCATTTtgacattaatatatatatatttgaaaagAGCCTCaaattattaaatttcaaataaagtgtaaATGGTAAGTGTAGCTTGAAGGAGGCAATAAATGGTCATTTTATGACTACTAGTTCAATTTCacattgaaggaactaaaagagcccgGGATAAACCtgaaatgaccctaggagaagtggtgagaaaatgcatgcatagcttaggccttatatcaagtatgacctcgaatagatcTGATTGGAGgacaaagatccatgtagctagctccatttagttgggataaggttgagatATTGTTCAATTTCAGAAATCAAAATTCAATCATACATctcccttatatatatatatatattatatatatatatatatataagagaacTAAGAAAACTTCATTAAGATTAGGAATTACATTGAGGGGTGCTCTTTGATTTACAAAGAGAGCTTAGAAATCCTAGCTGTAGTAGCATAGTTATGAGCTATAGCTACTTAATTCTAATACATCTCCCGTATTGGCATTTTCTTTAATCGTAGTTTATGGTCCCTTCCAAACCCccttccaacaaaaaaaaaaaaaaaaaaagcttactGAATCTGAGTTGAACTATTTTGCAAGCATGGCCCAACTTgaggttttctttttcaaagatGATTTTATTACTTGTGAACTGGAACCTATTATCTAATACATCCATCATGAACAAGAGATGTTTAACAAAGATTTTCAAAGCAAATTCCTAAAACTAAGGTTATGTTTACTTCATCATAAGTATTTTACAGGACTTGTTGAAAATCAATAGAAAATTGTGAAAATAttagaaagtgaaaaaaaaaaatttgttctaTTAAAATGCAATACAAAAAAGTATTAGACATCCATTTCAACATTTAGGATGTTTTCCTAAAATAGTGGCAGTATCTTCATTATTGGACTCTACTCCCATCATAAGGCAGaattctttttctcataaatatGCTTAGTGATCAtgtaccaaaataaataaagagcaAATGACAATATATAGGCAAAGACAATGCCACCCGGTTGCGCAGGGGCGGTGTGTTTAGTGCGACTGGGTGGCGTTCTTTATCCCATATATATGATAAAATTTAGATAAACAATAAGTAGTTCTTTGCAACGACAATTGACTCTCTAATGTCCAAGACTTCCATCACTCGTGCATTAGCTCCCTCGTACTGGTTCCCACTTGCTAATATAAAAGTACCTAGCCACCGTTAGGATACCTGAAAATCCAACCTGTTGCACAATCTTCTGAGAGTTGGCTTGAAGGAGCAATCACCCAAGCTTGTATTGTTTATTTCAATATTGGGTTTAGTTGACCTTTTGCCTTATTTGATCTTTCCCTATGTGCATCCTTGTTTTCAGGCTGAAATTCAAACCAGTTTGTGTATCAGAATTCAACTTTTGGCGTGGATATCTTCATTGTAAAGAAAAGATGAACCTGGAAAGAACATAGAATATGTTTACTAAGCTCTACATTTTCCATACACAGTTTGAAGAAACTACATATGTTGTTATGGCAATCCTTTCACGACTCCTGGGGGCTTATAGAGATCTGGGACTTTTTAAAGAAATTATTGTTGCTTCTAATGTCGTTAAAATTACTCATCTTCTGCTTGCAGTTGATACCTTCATTCTCTACAGGGCCACTAAGAATGATTTCCTTACAATCAAGGCAATCCTTGACCTGTTTTCAGATCTTTCAGGTCGAGAGATCAATATAGAAAAAGCGAGATATTTTTCAGCAAAAATGTGGACTCCCTTGATAGAAGGCATTTATGCTCTATACTAGGGATttcattggtatcagagccagagTGTGGGGGAATGTCCGAATGTGCAGTGGAAGCTTGGATGTTGTGCCACGaaatttagtcccacatcggctgtGCTTAAGCCATGGAATGTCCATATAAGTGGCGGCCAACCTTCACATGACATGACGTGTTTTAAAGCAGTGTGACGAACCTTAGCCAAAGCGGACAATATTGTGGTATGTAGGGCCCGTTGTGGACTGTGGCATTTCAAGTTCATTTTCCAAGGAGTTAGTAATAGACTTTCTTTGTGGAAAGCAAATCTCCTCAGCTATAGTGATAGAAAAGTGCTAATTTAATCAGTTCTTGCCTCCATCCCTTTTTATCTAATgtcatgttttgttttttcctgATAAGATCTACAGATCCTTAGATTCTACTTGCTCTCGTTTATGGAATGGTGATTTTGGCAAGAATAGAAAACTCCATCTTATTAGTTGGGACTGAAATTGCCCTCCTCCCAAACAGGGAGGGTTAGGCTTGAGAAAAGCATATATTCACAACAAAGCCCTCTTGGTTAAACTTGGTTGGCGTCTTATTAATGAGGATAACTCCCTTTGGGCCCAAACCCTCAAGGCCAAGTATTTTCCTAACATTTATGTGTTTAACCTGAAGGTTATTTCTAAAAAGGGCTCATGGTCATGGAATACTATTGCCTCAATTTTACCTACTCTTAAGCTTTGTTGCTTTAATAAAATTGGAAATGGGCAATGAACACAATTCTAGATTGACTCAAGGATCCCATCAATatcagattttttattttcgatACCCACTGATATTAGCTTTTACAGCAATTTTGTCTTTGTCAGTGGTGTTATTTCCAATTCTACCTGGTTTATTGATGGTTTATTTTCTGCTCTCCCAAACTGCATTTGTAGGAGAAATTTTAaagatttctattttttgactTGAGGACCAATGGTGGTGTTCTTTATCCTGAGATGGGCATTTTTCcactcacctgtcaacagatttTTTGAGAACGTCAACTCATTCTCTTCAAAGTCCCTTTTTCTCTAAATGGTGGCATTTTCTTTGGAAACTTAATTTACATCCTaaattaaacttttttttttcttgcgtGTTTCAAATGCAAGACTCCCAGTTAAAGCGTCACTCTCAAAATTGATCTCGTTCGAGCCTACTTGTGATGAAACCATCTGGCATTTGTTTCTATCATGTGATTAGACTAAACGTATTTGGGCTTCAAACCCTTTGGGACTGAGAATAGAGCTTCTCCCCAACTCATCTCTGGCTGATTTCTGTGCCTCCTTATCATCATCAGATgttcttgataaaaaaaatcttattctTGGTTCTTTTCGGTTTTTAtcattacttgttattttatttggcacaCCAGGAACAAGGTCACTTAATGTTTAGCCACAGCTAATCCCAATTGGTTATTCGGTCTGTACTTGAATGGCTTTATGATCTTAACATTTATCCTCCCCCAATAGTACTGATCTTTATGATTTGCACAGGAGCATGTAACCCAAGTCTAACCTACTCAGGCTGggctttttgtattttgttagatggcaaTTTTATTTTGACTGTTACAAGATCCTTAACTGCAAAAGACATATTGGAAGCAGAGTTTTTTGGTACTTTGCAAGGGTTTCAACATGCGGGAATGATACATATTAGAATCCAGGAAATCTGGTGTAGCAGCAAAAATGTTGTTTCACTCCTACCACACCAGGACAGAACACCTTGACCCTGGAACACAATTCATGCTTTCCTTACAAACAAGAATATTAACTCTCTTAGACTATCCAGGAAAATCGCCACTCAGACTCTTTCTGAAAGGTGTAATTTTGTATATTATGGATCTGATGCAACTGATACCCtctccgggagtgtggcctacgccagcactctcatgtgtttatctctctcctcctcaaaacaagggagcataggtgtcttttcaaatggggaggaaagagagactCATAGGAGGGCTGGCATAGGCCACCCTCCCGGAAATGCAATCGCACAATTGCTATCTATGGAGATTGGAGAATTCCCCACTTGTATTTTTCTGTCAATTGATCGTGCCAGACATACCTCTGGtataataattattaaaaataaacaacaaaCAAGAAATATGGCAAATTTTATAACTAGAGAGAAGGTTGAAATGTGCAGTTAGTTGATCAAGGTGTTGTATGTGAAATACTTGGATACAACATTCTTAAGAACTTTAGAAGATGTCTAAATATAACCAAGATTGGGGAATAAGTTTCAATCCCAATTGCAGCAGCTCCTTTGATTCAGTTGATCCATATCACCTCTAGAAGCACATCACAATTCACTGACCATTTCCATTTCCCTTATCATTCTCAAACTTGACAAAGATGACATGGCAACAGATAGCTAGGCAAGGTACTAGTTGGATCCATGTAATTCACTGATGGATTCACCATTTATTGCACTCCACAACTGCACCCTATTCAACTTATTGATTGCACCGTTAAGA
This window encodes:
- the LOC122651583 gene encoding uncharacterized protein LOC122651583 produces the protein MPNWELRNCCNHEQVVFLTTIGIFTVVVLALWRTILLTPFKLITVFLHEASHAIACKLTCGHVEGIQVHANEGGVTQTRGGVYWLILPAGYLGSSFWGMVFILASTNLLTARIAAGCFGVALLIVLFVAKNWTLRGLCIGFIIFLGIIWVLQETTKIRILRYIILFIGVMNSLFSVYDIYDDLISRRVHTSDAEKFAELCPCPCNGVAWGVIWGLISFMFLCGAMYLGLVIMS